Below is a genomic region from Streptomyces ferrugineus.
GTCACCGTCGCGTAGACGGGGCCCTCGACGGGCGGGTACGGGGCGATGCGACGCAGACCCCACGGGGCCACCGTCAGATGCCCCTGCGGCAGCGGGCTGCCCGTGGGGAATCGATCCATGTGGTTGAACACGGTGTTCCTTCCTGTCAGAAGTTCTGTCCTTCGCCTGACTTGCTCACCCGCACGGCATCGAGGAACACGATCCTGCTTGTGCGGGAGTCTCAGGGGCACCGGGAAGAAGAGACACCGGGGCCTACGTCGAAACCGGACCGGGATTTCGCAGCCCGTCCAGGACCCGTTGAAGGAGGCTGATGTCCGGTGCGCGGGCCTCGACTGCCAGTCGGCCGTCGTCGTACCAGCGGCTGAGCTGCTGCCGCCACGCGATCTCGGCACGCTGCATCTCCGCGCGGATCTCGCCGAGAGCCAGTCCCGACTCGACGCGCAGCCGCACAAGGTCGGCGGGGGTTATTCGGACCGACTCTGGGATAGCAACCGCGCCGGCCTCGTCAGACGGACGCGTCGGGCTGAAGGCCAGCTGCACGCACGCGTCCGGGAACGGGTCGCCGACCAGTTCCTCCGAGGGCAGGAGCCGTAAGGAGATACGCGAGATCAGCATGCGGCTGGCACCCGCAGCTCTGCCCAGACGAGCTTGCCCCAACGATGCAGGTCGTAGCCCCACCGCCAGCTCAGCGACTCGACCAGGAGCAGACCACGGCCACCCTCGGAGTCACCTTCAGGACAGCCCGGTTCCGGGGTGTCTCGGCACCTGTCGGCAACGCCGATCCGAATCACTTCGGCCGTCTCGCGCCGAATCACCACACGGACCACGCGACAGGGCGTGTGGCTGACGGCATTGCTGATCAGCTCCGAAATGATCAGAGTGCCCACCTCGGCCAACTCGCCTATGCCCCAGGTGTCCAGAGCCGCGGAGACAAGCAGACGTGCGCGGCGCGCGGATTCCGGCTCGCACGGCACCGTCTCCGTATAGCCCGGAACACCGGTCGCAGTTGGTTTGACGGCGGTCATGGTCAAGGGGTCATCCCTCCGAGGCTGGGACGCCCGCCCCGCGCAAGGTGCGCAGGAGCGGGCTTTCCTCCACGCCATCGACAGGCAAGAAGGGAAACCTCGCCCGCTCAACGGCTGGTACCGAGTCAACGGCCCTTCGTCGACGGCGAACAGGAAATGTCGCGCCCCGCCGCACCTCCGCGAACCGGAAGACTTTACGCTCCGGTGACCTCGGGTCTGGTTCGGTCAGTGACCACAGGGCTACGGTCGGTCCATGGGAGCGAACGCCATCCTCAAGAGTCGGATGGAGGAACTCGGGCTCACCCAGGAAGAATTGGCTGGTCGGATGAACGCTGCGTTGGCAGAGATCACCGGCAGGCCCGGTGACGTCTCCGACCGCACAATCCGCAACCTCCTCAACGGGACCTCCCGTCGCCCCATCGGACGCACGTGTGCAGCCCTGGAGCGGGTGTTCGGTTGTGCCGTCGAGGACTTAGGGTTCAGCGCACCACGCACCATGCAACACCCGCAGGAGGACCCCGTGCGGCGTCGCACTTTCCTCACCTCAGCGACCGGGAGCGCGGCTGCCGCCGTTCCCTTGGTGGCCCAACGCCGGACCGTCGGCATGTCGGACGTGGCCCGGGTCGCTGCCGGGATGAACGCCCTTGTCGAAGCGGACGACCGCCAGGGCGGACACACGGCACTGGAGAAGGCCGCCGCCCAGGGCCGCACCAGGGTGCTGGAACTACAGCAGCGCAACGCCGGCGAACGCGTCCGCCGAGCCCTGTACGCACTGGCCGCCGAGTACACCACCATCGCCGCCTGGTCCTGCATCGACGCCCGCAATCTCGACCAGGCCCAGAGCTACCTGAACGAATCAGCGGCGTACGCCGGCCTCTCCCAGGACGGCCCTACTGAAATCCGGGTGTGGGTCAACCTCTCGATGCTCGCCTACCAGCGGCAGAACTGGCCCGAAGCGCTCGCAGCGGCCCAGGCCGCACAAGCCTCCTCAGCAGCTCGCCGAGACCCGTTCTTCGACTCGCTGGGACGAGTCCGCGTCGCCCTCGCATACGCGGCTCTCGGCGACGGCCGTGCGGGCCTGCGTTCACTGGGATCAGCCCAGGACACTTTCACCAGGGTGGCCGACCGAGAGCGCCCGCGCTGGACCGCCTTCTACGGGCAGGCCGAACTTGACCACCTCGCCGCAATCGTCCAGTTCAACAGCGGACGCCACGCTCATGCCGAAGCCATGGCGCACCGCGCCCTGGCCAGGATCCCGACCGCCTTCCGGCGCAACAAGGCCCTCGCGACCGCCCAGCTCGCCCTCGCACAGCTCCACCAGGGAGAGGCCGAACAGGCCACGGCCTCAGCCACCGACGTCTTCACGATCATGGGTGGCGACCCATTGCCCGGCCGTATGCGCACACTCATGGGCGACTTCCACCGGGGCCTGTTCGTCATGGCCCCCTCCACCTCCTACGCACGAGACTGGGCAGACCGCATGCGAACCGAATGGAGCCGAGCGTGACCGACCTGCGTCACTTCCAGCACGGGAACCTCCCCGAAGGCTTCCGGCAGATGCTCATCGACGTACACGCCGACGCCTACGCCGACCAGATGGACGACCCCTTCCACCAGCGCTTCGCCTGGTTCGTCGACCACTGGACCGGCATGGACGGCTTCTCCTGCGTGGTGGCGTACGACGAAGATGAACCGGTCGGCTTCGCCTACGGCGCCCCGCTCGCCCCCGGCCGCGAATGGTGGCGCTCCACCGCGTACGAGCCGAACAACGGCTACTCCTCAACCTACGCGGTCTCCGAGGTGATGGTGCGCCCAAGCTGGCGGAAGCAGGGAATCGCCGACCGCTTGCACGAGGCGCTACTCAAAGAACGTACGGAAGACCTCGCGGTGCTGCTCGTCGACGTCACACACCCCAAGGTCCAAGCGCTCTACGAGACATGGGGATACGCCAGAGTCGGCGAGCAGCAACCGTTCGCCGACTCACCGGTGTACGCGGTCATGGTCAAAGACCTTCGGGACTGAATCGCCGTCAGCCAGTGACAAGACGGCTGTCGAACCCCGCCCGCACAAGTCGCTCGTAAGCGTCATACACATCCGCCGGCACTTCCTGCTCGACGGCGAAGCCGAGCTTCGGATACTCGATCACCCGTTGCAGATCGCCCACCAGCATGTCCACGACGAGCTTCTCGTCGCCGATGGACTTGATGTAGTCGTCCAACTCCAGCGGCTCGGAGGCACACACGACGTCCACCTCGGGCCACAGCTTGCGGCAGGTCGCGTACGAACGGCGCTCCATGTACGGCTTGGAGATCAGCAGCAGAGACTCGACCCCGATGCCGACCTTGGCCAACAACTCGCGGGAGAAGGTGATGTTCTGGCCAGTGTTGGCTGCCTTCGGCTCAACCAGGACCGCCTCGTCCGGCACGCCCAGGCTCAGCGCGTGCTCGCGGTAGTGGACGGCCTCGCCGCGCGGGAAGCGTGCCCGGGTAGTGGGGCTGTTGCCCCCGCTGAACGCCACGACCGGGAAGAGACCAGCGCGGTAAAGGTCGGCGGCCGTGGTGGCCACCCCGAGGTCGTGGCTGCCCAGGCCGATCGCCGTCGAGCATGGCCGCTGCTCGTGTCCCATCTGGTGGTAGTTCCAGATCAACAGTGCGTCGTGGAACTGCTCGTCCGTCGTCTGACGCTGCTGATGCTGTGGCACCCGCACCTCCCTGCGATATCCGTCCACGACATTCCATCAGTGCTTTGTCGGATGCCGCGACCATCAGCCGTCGTACCGGTCTGAAGCACTTGGCTTTCAGGACTGCCCGATACATCACGCCGCCCCGGACATCCGACTTGACGATTCAGCAAGATACGTAAATGCCGCGTACCGGTATGACCTTCACTCATACGCTTAAGCCATGACAACCACTGTTGAGGAAGATCAGTACCTCAGACGGATCCTGGCACTCCTGGACAGCGCCAGACCGTACGAGAGCCTCACCCAGTCCGACTCCAAGCAATGGCAGGTCCAGCCCGGCAGCGCCCTCGCTGGGGATGACGCCAAGACCGACCCTTACCAGGTGTCCCACAACGCCTGGAGCACCCTCAGCGTCGCAGTCGACCATATGCACTGCTACCGCTCGTCGCTCGTGGGTGAGCAGCAAGGGACCGAACTGCCGCTCACCCTGCACACGCACGCGCAGTACTCGCTCCTCCGGGGAGCGTTCGAGAACAGCGCCCGCGTTGTGTGGATGCTCGCGCCCGCCAACCGCCTCGTACGCATACAGCGCCGCCTTTCTCTCCAAGCCGGCGAGTACCGCCATTCCGACCGCATGCTGGAGTTGCTGAAGCAGCAACCGCGGCGCCCGTCGCAGGCGCGGATGCAACAGTTGACCGACCTGGTCGTGGCTGCGGGCACGGCTCGTGACGACGCCAAGAAGGTCCTGCGGTCCCCGGACTACAAGGACATCGTCCGCGAAGCCGGCGCGCTGACCTCGATGGGTGCCGATCAGGCCGAGATCGTATGGAGCGGCTGCAGCTCGCTGACGCATGGCGATGTCTACGGCACCCTGAGCATCCTGGAGCTCAATGTCGTGAGCACCCAGGGAGGCGTCAACCTCACGCAGATCACGAGTTCTCCCAAGGTCCTACTCTGGGCGACGGACCTGACGGTCGCGATGATGCAGCGTGGCTTCGACCTCTTCAAGACGAGGGCCGCCTGCCACCGCTGAACGGTACCCCGCATCCCACCCCCTCCTCCGAGCGCACGATCCGCACAGACGAAAGCCAGAGGCATGGACGGCACGAGGGCCATTCGCATAGGACTACGGCCTCGTCCAGGCCGGATTAGCGATGACCGCCGCCCACGTACCGGGCACGTGGACCTTCAACAAGCACGGCCTGAAGATCCTCGACATGGAACCGGATATCCCCGACGTGGCCGTCAGGCCCGATGGGGTAGGTGCCTTCCAAGCAGTGTCCGACGCCATGTCAGCGGTTGTGCCTCGCGGGCTCTGCCGCCGTGTTTCGGGATATCGAAGTCGACCGCGCACCGCCGGTTTCTGACCTGGTCGCGGGCCGGGGTGTGGGGCCGGCTGCACGAGGCGGTGCTGCACCGACTCGATGACGCCGGCCTCATGGATGTCTCGCGCGTGGTCCTCGACTTCGCCCACGTGCGGGCTAAACAGGGGCGAACTCACAGGTCCGAGCCCCGTGGACCGGGGTAAGCCGGGTTCCAAGATGCACGTCCTGTCGGACGCGAACGGACTGCCCCTTCTCGTCAGCGTCCCGGCCGCCAACACCCACGGCAGCGAAGCACTGAAGCCCATGATCGAGGGTCACACAATCCCCACTTAGACTGCAGCCTCTCGGGCAGCCTGTATCGCATCGTCTGCCGCCATGCCGCAGTGGGCCCACGCAATGCCGAAGCTGGCACCAACCCTCAGGGCACGCTCCTGGGCCAGGTACGGCTGGACGACTTCGTTGCGCAGTCGAACGGCGAGGTCCTGGGCAACAGCGCGGTCGAGTCCGTCGGCGAGGACCACGAACTCGTCGCCTCCGAACCGGGCGACTGTGTCACCGTCGCGCACTCCTTGGGACAGCCGTCGGGCGACCTCAATGAGGACCGCGTCGCCCGTTTTATGCCCGAACCGGTCATTGACCGACTTGAAACCGTTGAGGCTGCAGAAGAGGATCGCGAGCCCCTTAGTACGGTAGTCCTGGTCACCCTCGGGAGCGACAGCGTGCACGTGGTAGTCATAGCCGTCGGAGGCGCCATACGCCGCCAGCTCCGTGGACTGAATCACGCCGGGGTAGGCCACGTTCTCGCAGAGACGAGCCGAGAGGCGGGAGAGCAACTCGGCGGAGTTCGGCAAGCCGGTCAGAAAGTCGTGCGAGGCGCGGTGCGCGAGTTCGAACTCACGGCGCTTTCGCTCCTCAATGTCCTCGACGTGGGTGAGTAGGAAACGGGGACCGTCGGCGGCATCGGCGACGACGCTGTTACGCAGGCTGACCCACACGTAGGTGCCGTCGCGGCGGCCCAAGCGCAGTTCAGCACGTCCGCCCTCGGCGGACGTTCTCAACAGGGTGCCGATGTCCTCGGGGTGGACGAGATCGGAGAAGGAATAGCGACGCATCGCGGAGGCGGGGCGGCCCAGGAGACG
It encodes:
- a CDS encoding ATP-binding protein — protein: MTAVKPTATGVPGYTETVPCEPESARRARLLVSAALDTWGIGELAEVGTLIISELISNAVSHTPCRVVRVVIRRETAEVIRIGVADRCRDTPEPGCPEGDSEGGRGLLLVESLSWRWGYDLHRWGKLVWAELRVPAAC
- a CDS encoding XRE family transcriptional regulator translates to MRRRTFLTSATGSAAAAVPLVAQRRTVGMSDVARVAAGMNALVEADDRQGGHTALEKAAAQGRTRVLELQQRNAGERVRRALYALAAEYTTIAAWSCIDARNLDQAQSYLNESAAYAGLSQDGPTEIRVWVNLSMLAYQRQNWPEALAAAQAAQASSAARRDPFFDSLGRVRVALAYAALGDGRAGLRSLGSAQDTFTRVADRERPRWTAFYGQAELDHLAAIVQFNSGRHAHAEAMAHRALARIPTAFRRNKALATAQLALAQLHQGEAEQATASATDVFTIMGGDPLPGRMRTLMGDFHRGLFVMAPSTSYARDWADRMRTEWSRA
- a CDS encoding GNAT family N-acetyltransferase; translated protein: MEPSVTDLRHFQHGNLPEGFRQMLIDVHADAYADQMDDPFHQRFAWFVDHWTGMDGFSCVVAYDEDEPVGFAYGAPLAPGREWWRSTAYEPNNGYSSTYAVSEVMVRPSWRKQGIADRLHEALLKERTEDLAVLLVDVTHPKVQALYETWGYARVGEQQPFADSPVYAVMVKDLRD
- a CDS encoding YdcF family protein; this encodes MPQHQQRQTTDEQFHDALLIWNYHQMGHEQRPCSTAIGLGSHDLGVATTAADLYRAGLFPVVAFSGGNSPTTRARFPRGEAVHYREHALSLGVPDEAVLVEPKAANTGQNITFSRELLAKVGIGVESLLLISKPYMERRSYATCRKLWPEVDVVCASEPLELDDYIKSIGDEKLVVDMLVGDLQRVIEYPKLGFAVEQEVPADVYDAYERLVRAGFDSRLVTG